Proteins found in one Desulfosoma sp. genomic segment:
- the hisF gene encoding imidazole glycerol phosphate synthase subunit HisF, whose protein sequence is MVTLLDYGAGNVRSVVNAIQSLGHSVRFVQSAEDILSAEKLVFPGVGAFGSMMRALRNKGFVEPLRRYLEANRPFLGICLGLQVLFQRSEEDPSEEGLGFFKGRVRRFRVNLAVPHIGWNGIKPRKPSALFQGLEGEEKFYFVHSYHVDPEDSELVLTTTDYGREFVSAVQKGRVAAVQFHPEKSGSVGLGILKNFLEALEAPSVLPPKAPARTQLAKRIIACLDVRSNDQGDLVVTKGDQYDVREKGVVRNLGKPVDLARRYYEEGADEITFLNITGFRDFPLKDLPMLEVLERTSENVFVPLTIGGGIRDYVDKDGTEYSALQVASAYFRSGADKVSIGSDAVLIVEDVLRTGKATGRSAIETISRLYGSQAVVISIDPRRVYVASPHEVPHHVLETQIPGPHGERYCWYQCTIKGGREGRPVDAVTLARVCEELGAGEILLNCIDRDGTNMGFDVELINAVKESVGLPVIASSGAGCAEHFLEVFTRTRAESALAAGIFHRNEVSIGAVKTFLQGKVPVRPTPHRTPER, encoded by the coding sequence ATGGTGACACTTTTGGATTACGGCGCGGGAAATGTGCGAAGTGTGGTCAACGCCATTCAAAGCCTTGGGCATTCGGTGCGTTTCGTGCAAAGTGCCGAGGATATTTTGTCTGCGGAAAAGCTGGTCTTTCCAGGAGTGGGCGCTTTCGGGTCCATGATGCGGGCGCTTCGAAACAAAGGATTTGTGGAACCTCTGCGCCGTTACTTGGAAGCGAACCGCCCTTTTCTGGGCATTTGTTTGGGCCTTCAGGTCCTGTTTCAAAGGAGTGAAGAAGATCCCAGCGAGGAAGGCCTTGGTTTCTTCAAAGGCAGGGTACGCCGGTTTCGAGTGAATCTGGCCGTGCCGCACATCGGCTGGAATGGTATCAAACCGCGTAAACCCTCAGCCCTGTTTCAAGGTTTGGAGGGTGAGGAAAAATTCTATTTTGTGCATTCCTACCACGTGGATCCCGAAGATTCCGAGTTGGTTCTTACGACAACCGATTACGGCCGAGAATTCGTAAGTGCCGTGCAAAAGGGGCGTGTGGCCGCCGTGCAGTTTCACCCTGAAAAGAGCGGCTCTGTCGGCCTCGGAATTCTTAAAAATTTTCTGGAAGCTTTGGAGGCACCGAGCGTGCTTCCGCCCAAAGCCCCGGCGCGAACCCAGCTGGCCAAGCGCATTATCGCCTGCCTGGATGTGCGATCCAACGATCAGGGAGACCTGGTGGTGACCAAAGGGGACCAGTACGATGTGCGTGAAAAAGGTGTGGTCCGTAACTTGGGAAAACCCGTGGATTTGGCGCGACGCTACTACGAGGAAGGGGCCGACGAAATCACTTTTCTGAACATTACCGGCTTTCGCGATTTTCCCCTCAAGGATCTTCCCATGCTTGAAGTCCTTGAAAGGACTTCAGAAAATGTCTTTGTGCCCTTGACCATCGGAGGCGGCATTCGAGATTATGTGGATAAGGACGGCACCGAATACAGTGCGCTTCAGGTAGCTTCCGCCTACTTTCGGTCCGGAGCCGATAAAGTTTCTATCGGAAGCGACGCTGTGCTCATCGTTGAAGATGTGCTACGCACGGGAAAAGCCACAGGCCGAAGCGCGATTGAAACCATTTCACGTCTTTACGGCAGCCAGGCTGTGGTTATTTCCATCGATCCGCGAAGGGTTTATGTAGCCTCCCCGCATGAAGTGCCCCATCATGTGTTGGAAACACAAATCCCGGGGCCGCATGGAGAACGTTATTGTTGGTATCAGTGCACCATCAAAGGAGGGCGGGAAGGAAGACCCGTGGATGCTGTGACTCTGGCTCGAGTGTGCGAGGAATTGGGAGCCGGCGAGATTCTGCTCAACTGTATCGACCGGGACGGCACCAATATGGGATTTGATGTGGAGCTCATCAACGCCGTCAAAGAGTCCGTGGGCCTTCCCGTGATTGCTTCCAGTGGAGCCGGCTGCGCGGAACACTTTCTGGAAGTCTTTACGCGAACACGGGCGGAATCGGCCCTAGCCGCCGGTATTTTTCACCGAAACGAAGTCTCCATCGGTGCCGTTAAAACCTTTCTTCAAGGCAAAGTCCCTGTTCGACCCACGCCCCATAGAACGCCTGAAAGATGA
- a CDS encoding PEP-CTERM sorting domain-containing protein, whose product MKRFMPFWLFLALCLFSVTPCLGTPFTFYDDSIYWPGWANNSPSDNGKDTIGDPNFTGGTVKIDELGYLTQITFSFASWGNTNNGWNKLEPGDLFLSIDNDTNWEYVVYTDNNKLDGTIPSPWNYNLYAIDISLDNGSAYQTSGQDNTGFWSGYNIRHNHPIGLNSLPSGASLEGAVEFSGWGTTNLTFIFPADKILLDAGLLTIGFTVNCANDVIYETVELSLPPQNVVPEPASMLLMGSGLVGLAGFLRARKKGNGKRTAAQS is encoded by the coding sequence ATGAAAAGGTTCATGCCGTTTTGGCTTTTCCTGGCCTTATGCCTGTTTTCCGTAACACCATGCCTCGGAACCCCATTTACCTTTTACGACGACAGTATATATTGGCCTGGTTGGGCAAATAACTCACCGTCTGACAATGGTAAGGACACCATCGGCGATCCAAATTTTACGGGCGGCACGGTTAAAATCGATGAACTTGGGTATTTAACCCAAATTACGTTTTCCTTTGCCTCTTGGGGCAATACGAACAACGGCTGGAACAAACTGGAGCCTGGGGATCTTTTCTTAAGCATTGATAATGATACGAACTGGGAATACGTCGTCTATACGGACAATAACAAATTAGACGGCACAATACCTTCCCCGTGGAATTATAATCTCTATGCCATAGACATTTCTTTAGACAATGGAAGCGCTTATCAAACATCCGGACAGGATAACACAGGCTTCTGGAGTGGTTATAATATTCGTCACAACCACCCCATCGGGCTGAATTCCCTTCCCAGTGGTGCATCTCTGGAGGGAGCTGTGGAGTTTAGTGGCTGGGGAACCACAAATCTGACTTTTATCTTCCCTGCTGACAAGATTCTTCTCGATGCGGGTCTGCTCACCATTGGGTTTACTGTGAACTGCGCAAATGATGTCATCTACGAAACAGTTGAGTTATCACTTCCACCTCAGAATGTGGTCCCCGAGCCCGCCTCGATGCTTCTTATGGGATCAGGACTGGTGGGTTTGGCAGGTTTTCTGCGCGCTCGAAAAAAGGGAAACGGTAAAAGAACCGCAGCACAGTCGTGA
- a CDS encoding DUF362 domain-containing protein: MKKPEGSSSVDSPRRRFLARGLRYGLGLAALWATGLSHSDWVGPTGETEKDKEWQGPFDWSVSNAPKAVVVVTGSNRAACCEAGLAALGGIKQFISPKDRVFIKVNAAFASPPALGATSHPELVEAVVRSCLKAGASQVVVSDNPINDPASCFRLTGIADAVRRSGGTLWIPESRRFQAVTLPDGRYLNQWPSWTAPFLTADKVINLAPVKHHHRAGASMICKNWYGLLGGPRNLFHQNVHDVIAELAALFRPTLVILDGITAMMTNGPTGGSLADLKETRTLIVSPDPVAADALGAQILNIDPHKLPYLRQAERFGAGSLDLKNMVVHRVHV, encoded by the coding sequence ATGAAAAAACCTGAAGGCAGTTCATCCGTGGATTCTCCACGACGGCGATTTTTGGCTCGAGGACTACGCTATGGGTTAGGCTTGGCGGCCTTGTGGGCAACGGGCCTGAGTCACAGCGACTGGGTTGGGCCTACCGGTGAAACCGAAAAAGATAAAGAATGGCAAGGCCCCTTTGACTGGTCGGTTTCAAATGCCCCAAAAGCTGTGGTCGTAGTGACGGGTTCTAACCGAGCAGCTTGTTGCGAGGCCGGGTTGGCAGCTCTGGGCGGCATCAAACAATTCATCTCTCCGAAAGATCGCGTTTTCATTAAGGTGAACGCAGCCTTTGCAAGTCCACCGGCTCTCGGAGCCACATCCCATCCTGAACTGGTGGAAGCTGTGGTCCGTAGTTGCCTGAAAGCCGGAGCTTCCCAGGTTGTGGTTTCAGACAACCCCATCAACGACCCGGCCAGTTGCTTTCGACTGACGGGTATCGCCGATGCGGTTCGACGTAGCGGGGGTACCTTATGGATTCCCGAATCCCGCCGCTTTCAGGCGGTCACCCTGCCCGACGGCCGCTACCTGAACCAATGGCCATCTTGGACGGCACCTTTTTTGACTGCCGACAAAGTGATCAACTTGGCTCCGGTCAAGCATCACCATCGTGCCGGAGCTTCCATGATTTGCAAAAACTGGTACGGGCTTCTTGGAGGGCCACGAAACCTGTTTCATCAAAACGTGCATGACGTGATTGCTGAGCTGGCAGCTCTGTTTCGGCCCACTTTGGTGATCTTGGACGGCATCACGGCCATGATGACCAACGGCCCGACGGGAGGCTCCTTGGCTGACCTGAAGGAGACTCGAACACTCATCGTAAGTCCTGATCCCGTGGCTGCAGATGCTTTGGGAGCCCAGATTTTGAACATCGATCCGCATAAGCTGCCTTATCTGAGGCAGGCTGAAAGGTTTGGAGCAGGGTCTTTGGATCTGAAAAATATGGTTGTTCATCGTGTGCATGTTTAA
- a CDS encoding aldo/keto reductase produces the protein MHREKDVITTSGAGTLSRRRFLKAAAILGLAGTTATVTQFPSLGKAQESSTSQRVPQRPFGASKIPVSVLSLGGMFDTGSNQTLLRQALRWGVTYWDTADCYGGGRSEEGIGAFFARFPETRKEVFLVTKSDARDPAGMTKLLQRSLERMQTDWIDLYFLHAVDDIKELTQDVRRWAEQAKASGKIRLFGFSTHANMAQCLEGAARLGWVDGIMFTYNFRLMHDDAMKRAIDRCVAAGIGLTAMKTQGGGPFRADSSAEGALAEKLLARGFTDKQAKLKAVWEDTRIASICSQMPTMTILMSNVAAALDRTSLSREEQNELRHYAEATRSQYCAGCAAVCAHAAQAPIFDMMRSLMYARDYGDMAAACEVLQPLAQGGVFATLNEARLKEAERRCPHGLPLRRLVSEAAQLARNLKISV, from the coding sequence ATGCATCGGGAAAAAGACGTGATCACCACAAGCGGTGCCGGAACCCTTTCACGCCGAAGATTCCTCAAGGCGGCCGCCATTCTAGGCCTTGCGGGAACAACGGCGACGGTTACGCAATTTCCTTCACTGGGAAAGGCTCAGGAATCGTCAACTTCCCAAAGAGTTCCCCAACGACCTTTTGGAGCTTCCAAGATTCCCGTATCCGTTTTGTCTTTGGGAGGTATGTTTGACACAGGATCCAACCAGACTTTGCTTCGGCAGGCTTTGCGTTGGGGTGTGACTTATTGGGACACGGCGGACTGTTACGGAGGCGGTCGCAGTGAAGAGGGTATCGGTGCTTTTTTTGCGCGATTTCCTGAAACAAGAAAAGAAGTGTTTCTGGTAACCAAATCTGATGCTCGAGATCCCGCCGGAATGACCAAACTGCTGCAACGCAGTCTGGAACGCATGCAAACGGACTGGATTGATCTGTACTTTCTGCATGCCGTAGATGACATTAAAGAACTGACACAGGATGTGCGCCGCTGGGCGGAGCAAGCAAAAGCTTCGGGGAAAATTCGCCTTTTCGGCTTCAGTACCCACGCCAATATGGCTCAGTGCCTGGAAGGAGCGGCTCGGCTGGGTTGGGTGGACGGCATAATGTTTACTTACAATTTTCGACTCATGCACGACGATGCCATGAAACGGGCCATTGACCGCTGCGTCGCCGCCGGCATTGGTCTCACAGCCATGAAAACGCAAGGAGGCGGACCTTTTCGAGCGGATTCTTCAGCCGAAGGCGCTTTGGCCGAAAAGCTGCTGGCACGAGGTTTTACGGACAAGCAGGCCAAGCTCAAAGCCGTCTGGGAAGATACACGCATTGCGAGTATCTGTTCACAGATGCCCACCATGACCATCCTCATGAGCAATGTCGCGGCGGCCCTGGATCGAACCTCGCTCAGCCGAGAAGAACAAAACGAATTGCGGCACTATGCCGAAGCCACTCGAAGCCAGTATTGCGCCGGATGCGCCGCTGTCTGTGCTCATGCCGCCCAAGCCCCCATCTTCGACATGATGCGAAGCCTCATGTACGCTCGGGACTATGGCGACATGGCGGCGGCGTGCGAAGTCCTGCAGCCCCTCGCGCAAGGAGGCGTCTTTGCGACCTTGAACGAGGCCCGGCTGAAAGAGGCTGAAAGACGCTGTCCTCATGGTCTTCCCCTTCGCCGCCTTGTGTCTGAAGCGGCCCAGCTTGCTCGAAACCTTAAAATATCGGTTTGA
- a CDS encoding glycerophosphodiester phosphodiesterase family protein, producing the protein MATWKDLRESNVFWIGAHRGGLALGPENTLETALLGFRSGAHFWELDVQLSADGVPMVLHDDTLERTTNAPSLYPERRPWYVWNFSRSELAALNIVDFRKNKLHDNAHQTPSKVLRIPTLREALEMTRNLGWLVNVEIKGKAEHHERLVQETLRLITELGMVSQVLLSSFHLEVLSRVRALKVPVATGVLVSDDVKDPVGLVRAWKAFSFHPEQSRVHPEMIEACRNEGIPVIAWTVNDSTRVQKLQNWSVSAVISDRPDELCGKAKRSAHV; encoded by the coding sequence ATGGCGACGTGGAAAGATCTTAGGGAATCCAATGTGTTTTGGATTGGAGCGCATCGAGGAGGATTGGCTCTGGGGCCGGAAAACACCTTGGAGACAGCTTTGCTCGGGTTTCGATCTGGAGCCCATTTTTGGGAATTGGATGTGCAACTTTCCGCTGATGGGGTTCCCATGGTGCTTCATGACGACACTCTGGAACGAACCACAAATGCGCCAAGTCTTTACCCGGAACGACGACCCTGGTATGTGTGGAACTTCTCTCGGTCGGAATTGGCGGCTCTTAATATTGTAGACTTTAGAAAAAATAAGCTCCATGACAATGCCCATCAAACCCCATCCAAGGTCCTGCGCATTCCGACTCTAAGGGAAGCTCTTGAAATGACTCGAAACCTTGGATGGCTGGTCAACGTGGAGATCAAGGGAAAGGCGGAACATCACGAGCGACTTGTGCAAGAGACGTTGAGACTCATCACCGAACTGGGCATGGTTTCTCAAGTGCTCTTGTCTTCTTTTCACTTAGAGGTGCTTTCCCGAGTTCGGGCCCTGAAGGTTCCGGTGGCAACCGGAGTTTTGGTCAGCGATGACGTCAAGGATCCCGTGGGTCTTGTGAGGGCTTGGAAAGCTTTCTCTTTTCATCCCGAGCAAAGCCGAGTGCACCCGGAAATGATAGAGGCATGCCGCAACGAGGGGATTCCCGTCATTGCCTGGACCGTGAACGATTCCACCAGGGTTCAAAAGCTTCAAAACTGGAGTGTTTCCGCCGTCATATCCGATCGACCTGACGAATTATGTGGAAAAGCAAAGCGCTCAGCACACGTCTGA
- a CDS encoding 4Fe-4S binding protein: MRIHHVRRISQAYFLMLFLFFCAVTRVGVHWTEIRAWPVNWFLQLNPLNALSTALGTGTLFAGLFWGLVTLSITLLFGRFFCGWICPLGTLHHLMGWLASRRQTFSQRMADNAPHGAHQLKFYFLFFFLGMACGPLWTLDRWAHWETGAKTFTLLGAVVFLVLATGFREKQLSPKAPFRIEEGLLGTLVFVLGLLLARFPAAVGSLQTGLLDPIALIQRSLNQVVFPALGLFQPQGLSGNRWTQGAWLLGTVFFTALGLNFIKPRFYCRYLCPAGALMHLVGQRSLWRMTRIEDRCTDCKRCETVCDAACRPSGELMAGECTLCSNCLVICPEKAITYTWAQPAFGVSSLSPVNLSRRRTLAALGVGLLAAPVSRLDGLVQRRFPPTVVRPPGSLPEPEFLRRCIKCGQCLRICPTNVLQPALWEAGLEGLWTPVLDFRAGTSGCQYQCVACSRICPTAAIRRLTLDEKHGTGDFAARGPVRIGAAFVDRNRCLPWAFGKPCIVCEENCPVSPKAIQTVETLEKLPLPPLCVTAREGNRWIVHGFRPLENAVPLDNLWLVQDPLDRSQHWPIRDWGDGWIQVSYVEQTSGQGEASFEDSPCSVYLAVKLKRPVVDLTRCVGCGICEHECPVRGVPAIRVSPENESRHPERSLLARRSSGRS; the protein is encoded by the coding sequence ATGCGCATCCATCACGTGCGACGTATCAGCCAAGCCTATTTTTTGATGCTCTTTCTGTTTTTCTGTGCCGTGACTCGGGTGGGCGTCCATTGGACGGAGATTCGTGCCTGGCCCGTCAATTGGTTTCTTCAACTGAATCCACTGAATGCTTTATCCACCGCCTTAGGCACAGGAACCCTTTTTGCCGGCCTTTTTTGGGGCCTCGTGACCCTTTCGATCACGCTTCTTTTCGGACGTTTCTTCTGCGGCTGGATTTGCCCTCTGGGAACACTGCATCACCTTATGGGCTGGCTGGCGTCACGTCGTCAAACCTTTTCCCAGCGCATGGCCGACAATGCCCCACACGGAGCGCACCAACTCAAATTCTACTTCCTCTTCTTTTTTCTCGGTATGGCGTGCGGTCCACTCTGGACCCTCGATCGGTGGGCACATTGGGAAACCGGAGCCAAAACGTTTACTCTTTTGGGCGCCGTTGTCTTTCTCGTTCTGGCCACCGGGTTTCGAGAAAAACAGCTTTCCCCCAAAGCACCTTTCCGGATTGAAGAAGGTCTCCTAGGCACCCTCGTGTTCGTTTTGGGTCTCCTTTTGGCTAGATTCCCCGCCGCTGTGGGATCATTGCAGACCGGCCTCTTGGATCCCATCGCTTTGATTCAAAGGTCATTGAACCAAGTAGTGTTTCCGGCCCTGGGACTTTTCCAACCGCAAGGGCTTTCCGGAAACCGATGGACTCAAGGGGCCTGGCTTCTCGGAACCGTCTTTTTTACTGCTTTGGGCCTCAACTTCATCAAACCCCGTTTCTATTGCCGTTACCTCTGTCCGGCCGGAGCTCTCATGCATCTTGTGGGACAAAGATCCTTGTGGCGCATGACAAGAATCGAAGACCGCTGCACCGACTGCAAACGCTGTGAAACGGTCTGTGATGCGGCCTGTCGACCTTCCGGGGAACTCATGGCAGGGGAATGCACTCTATGCAGCAATTGCCTGGTGATTTGTCCTGAAAAGGCTATTACTTACACTTGGGCCCAACCTGCTTTCGGAGTTTCTTCCTTGAGCCCGGTCAATTTGTCTCGACGTCGAACTTTGGCCGCTCTAGGCGTAGGACTTTTGGCTGCCCCTGTTTCTCGATTGGACGGCTTGGTGCAGCGGCGCTTTCCACCCACCGTGGTGCGACCTCCAGGATCCCTTCCGGAACCGGAATTCTTGCGCCGATGTATCAAATGCGGTCAGTGCCTACGCATTTGTCCCACCAATGTTTTGCAGCCTGCTTTATGGGAAGCGGGCCTGGAAGGGTTGTGGACACCGGTTTTGGATTTTCGAGCGGGAACCAGCGGCTGCCAGTACCAATGTGTGGCCTGCAGCCGCATCTGTCCCACGGCGGCTATTCGCAGACTTACCTTGGACGAAAAGCATGGTACCGGGGATTTTGCTGCGCGAGGCCCTGTTCGCATCGGAGCGGCTTTTGTGGACCGAAATCGTTGCCTGCCGTGGGCGTTTGGAAAGCCATGCATTGTGTGCGAAGAAAACTGCCCTGTAAGTCCCAAGGCGATTCAGACTGTAGAAACCCTGGAAAAACTGCCGCTGCCTCCCTTATGCGTCACCGCACGCGAAGGAAACCGCTGGATCGTGCATGGGTTTCGCCCATTAGAAAATGCGGTGCCTCTGGATAACCTCTGGCTGGTTCAGGACCCTTTGGATAGGTCTCAACACTGGCCCATTCGCGATTGGGGTGACGGATGGATTCAGGTGTCTTACGTTGAGCAAACGAGCGGCCAAGGAGAGGCATCCTTTGAGGATTCTCCATGCTCTGTTTACCTTGCGGTGAAACTGAAACGCCCTGTGGTGGATCTCACGCGATGCGTTGGATGCGGTATCTGTGAGCATGAATGTCCCGTTCGAGGGGTTCCGGCCATTCGCGTTTCGCCAGAAAACGAATCGCGCCATCCAGAACGATCCCTTCTGGCAAGACGCTCATCCGGCCGATCCTGA